A region of Micromonospora sp. WMMD882 DNA encodes the following proteins:
- a CDS encoding iron ABC transporter permease, producing MSQTSTPLRRGSASRPAPGGPLGVTRVTGAFVVAAVLLLVVTATHLTQGTSSVGALDLLRLLVGTDDETARVLVASRLPRLLAGLAVGVALGFAGAALQSLARNPLASPDTLAVNAGAHLAIVAAAAFGLSLPALPAGGLAFCGGLAAAGLVMTLSSGGHAGTTRLILAGSATALALSSLTMLLMLLFEQATIGLFAWGNGSLVQSDMVAFTQLAPVIGGGALVLLALGHRLDILALGDDTATVLGLDVRRTRLLVTVLAVLLSAAAVTLAGPIGFVGLCAPVIVRLLRGLVPGVHRHRVLLPLSGMVGVIIVLGSDVLLRAVLGAQAGVEVPTGVVTTLFGAALLVWLARRHRDAGPTRRPPGGHAAVRSRAVHLTVVAVCATVTLGAVLLGMLAGDTWVLLGDVTNWVQGRTGPAYTFVLDQRWPRVAAALLAGAALAVAGATVQAVCRNPLAEPGILGITGGAGIGAVTLLTLVPLAGVAAISGAAGLGAVVAFALVYGLARYGGLSSDRLVLIGFGVWQGGTAIITFIIVSSDPWNTGKALTWLSGSTYGRTAPQVLPVVIALLLAVPAVVAARRELDLLALDDDTPRVLGVRLERTRLLALGAAALLTSTAVSAVGVIGFVGLVAPHAARALVGGRHARVLPVAVLLGAALVSLADTLGRTVIAPAQVPAGLVTAMIGTPYFVWLLWRSRGTAAGAR from the coding sequence TTGAGCCAGACCAGCACGCCCCTCCGCCGGGGGTCGGCCAGCCGGCCGGCCCCCGGCGGCCCGCTCGGCGTCACCCGGGTCACCGGCGCGTTCGTCGTCGCCGCCGTCCTGCTCCTGGTGGTCACGGCGACGCACCTCACCCAGGGCACCTCCTCGGTCGGCGCGCTCGACCTGCTGCGCCTGCTCGTCGGCACGGACGACGAGACCGCCCGGGTGCTCGTCGCGTCCCGCCTGCCCCGGCTGCTCGCCGGACTGGCCGTCGGCGTCGCGCTCGGCTTCGCCGGGGCCGCCCTCCAGTCCCTGGCCCGCAACCCGCTGGCCTCCCCGGACACCCTCGCCGTCAACGCCGGCGCGCACCTGGCGATCGTCGCCGCCGCGGCGTTCGGGCTCTCCCTGCCGGCGCTGCCCGCCGGCGGGCTCGCCTTCTGCGGCGGGCTCGCCGCCGCCGGGCTGGTCATGACGCTCTCCTCCGGCGGGCACGCCGGCACGACCCGGCTGATCCTCGCCGGCTCGGCGACCGCGCTCGCCCTCAGCTCGCTCACCATGCTGCTGATGCTCCTCTTCGAGCAGGCCACCATCGGCCTGTTCGCCTGGGGCAACGGCTCGCTGGTGCAGAGCGACATGGTGGCGTTCACCCAGCTCGCCCCGGTGATCGGCGGCGGCGCGCTGGTGCTCCTGGCGCTCGGGCACCGGTTGGACATCCTCGCCCTCGGCGACGACACCGCCACCGTGCTCGGGCTCGACGTACGGCGGACCCGGCTCCTGGTCACCGTGCTCGCCGTCCTGCTCTCCGCCGCCGCGGTGACCCTGGCCGGGCCGATCGGCTTCGTCGGGCTCTGCGCGCCGGTGATCGTCCGACTGCTCCGCGGCCTGGTGCCCGGCGTGCACCGGCACCGGGTCCTGCTGCCGCTGTCCGGCATGGTCGGCGTGATCATCGTGCTCGGCTCCGACGTGCTGCTGCGGGCCGTCCTCGGCGCGCAGGCCGGGGTGGAGGTGCCCACCGGTGTCGTCACCACCCTGTTCGGCGCGGCGCTGCTGGTCTGGCTGGCCCGCCGGCACCGCGACGCCGGCCCCACCCGCCGCCCGCCGGGCGGGCACGCCGCCGTACGCTCCCGGGCCGTCCACCTGACCGTGGTCGCGGTGTGCGCCACCGTCACCCTCGGCGCGGTGCTCCTCGGCATGCTCGCCGGGGACACCTGGGTCCTGCTCGGCGACGTGACGAACTGGGTGCAGGGGCGCACCGGTCCGGCGTACACCTTCGTGCTGGACCAGCGGTGGCCGCGGGTCGCGGCGGCGTTGCTGGCCGGCGCGGCCCTGGCGGTCGCCGGCGCCACCGTGCAGGCGGTCTGCCGCAACCCGCTGGCAGAGCCGGGCATCCTCGGCATCACCGGCGGGGCCGGCATCGGCGCGGTGACCCTGCTGACCCTCGTCCCGCTGGCCGGCGTCGCCGCCATCTCCGGGGCCGCCGGGCTCGGCGCGGTCGTGGCGTTCGCCCTGGTCTACGGCCTGGCCCGGTACGGCGGGCTGAGCTCCGACCGGCTGGTGCTGATCGGGTTCGGGGTCTGGCAGGGCGGCACCGCGATCATCACGTTCATCATCGTCAGCTCCGACCCATGGAACACCGGCAAGGCGCTGACCTGGCTCTCCGGCTCCACCTACGGCCGGACGGCCCCCCAGGTGCTCCCGGTGGTGATCGCCCTGCTGCTCGCCGTCCCGGCCGTGGTCGCCGCCCGCCGCGAGCTCGACCTGCTCGCGTTGGACGACGACACCCCCCGGGTGCTCGGGGTACGGCTGGAACGCACCCGGCTGCTCGCGCTGGGCGCGGCGGCGCTGCTCACCTCGACCGCCGTCTCCGCCGTCGGCGTGATCGGCTTCGTCGGGCTGGTCGCCCCGCACGCCGCCCGGGCGCTGGTCGGCGGACGGCACGCCCGGGTGCTGCCGGTCGCCGTGCTGCTCGGCGCGGCGCTGGTCAGCCTCGCCGACACCCTCGGCCGCACCGTCATCGCCCCCGCCCAGGTCCCCGCCGGCCTGGTCACCGCCATGATCGGCACCCCGTACTTCGTCTGGCTGCTGTGGCGCTCCCGCGGCACGGCGGCCGGCGCCCGCTGA
- a CDS encoding siderophore-interacting protein, which yields MPSTLSVAPWRVFTVEVRALRRLSPSFLRVTFTGPDLDRFADNGYDQRIKLALPLGGSAVAELPDGPDWYQRWRALPEDSRNPIRTYTVRAVRPYAQEVDVDLVLHGDGGPATRWARRARPGDRLAIVGPDAGYHGVHGGVEFQPPPAGTLLLAGDETAAPAICAILERLPADAHGQAMIEVPDPADALPVAAPPGVTVTWLPRADGAHGSRLGPAVAAVAAELLPTPEPVPALAGAVVTGPATLTGAAAGVGVGGALVEVDVDRDILWEVPTPADPAPLYAWLAGEASMIRNLRRHLVAERGLDRGAVAFMGYWRLGRTAD from the coding sequence ATGCCCAGCACCCTCTCCGTCGCGCCGTGGCGCGTCTTCACCGTCGAGGTCCGGGCGCTGCGCCGGCTCAGCCCGTCGTTCCTGCGGGTCACCTTCACCGGCCCCGACCTGGACCGGTTCGCCGACAACGGCTACGACCAGCGGATCAAGCTGGCTCTGCCGTTGGGCGGGAGCGCGGTGGCGGAGCTGCCGGACGGCCCCGACTGGTACCAGCGGTGGCGGGCGCTGCCCGAGGACAGCCGCAACCCGATCCGGACGTACACCGTCCGCGCGGTCCGGCCGTACGCGCAGGAGGTGGACGTCGACCTGGTGCTGCACGGCGACGGCGGCCCGGCGACCCGGTGGGCGCGGCGGGCCCGGCCCGGCGACCGGCTCGCCATCGTCGGCCCGGACGCCGGCTACCACGGCGTGCACGGCGGCGTCGAGTTCCAGCCACCGCCGGCCGGGACGCTGCTGCTCGCCGGTGACGAGACCGCCGCCCCGGCGATCTGCGCCATCCTGGAACGGCTGCCCGCCGACGCCCACGGCCAGGCGATGATCGAGGTGCCCGACCCGGCCGACGCGCTGCCGGTGGCCGCCCCGCCCGGGGTGACCGTGACCTGGCTGCCCCGCGCCGACGGCGCGCACGGCAGTCGGCTCGGACCGGCGGTCGCCGCGGTCGCCGCCGAGCTGCTGCCCACCCCCGAGCCCGTCCCCGCCCTGGCCGGCGCTGTCGTGACCGGCCCGGCCACCCTGACCGGCGCTGCCGCCGGGGTCGGGGTCGGTGGGGCGTTGGTCGAGGTCGACGTGGACCGGGACATCCTCTGGGAGGTGCCCACCCCGGCCGACCCCGCGCCGCTCTACGCCTGGCTGGCCGGCGAGGCGAGCATGATCCGCAACCTGCGTCGGCACCTGGTCGCCGAACGCGGACTCGACCGGGGCGCGGTGGCGTTCATGGGTTACTGGCGGCTCGGCCGCACCGCCGACTGA
- a CDS encoding GNAT family N-acetyltransferase codes for MTTRISDPVWRRRVDGFGEVLIRPVDPAADADLIHDWVTRERSRFWGMGDATRERVREVYAYVDSLATHHAYLIHRDGRPVGLFQTYEPAADPVGECYQVRPGDFGIHLMVAPPDGGVEPGFTGAVLGAFLDFVLADPAHRRIVAEPDARNDRAIARLVRAGFVPGPQIDLPHKRAQLLFLDV; via the coding sequence GTGACGACCAGGATCAGTGACCCGGTCTGGCGGCGGCGGGTCGACGGTTTCGGCGAGGTGCTGATCCGGCCGGTCGACCCGGCCGCCGACGCCGACCTCATCCACGACTGGGTGACCCGGGAACGGTCCCGCTTCTGGGGCATGGGCGACGCGACCCGGGAACGGGTCCGGGAGGTCTACGCGTACGTGGACTCGCTGGCCACGCACCACGCGTACCTGATCCACCGGGACGGCCGTCCGGTGGGGCTGTTCCAGACGTACGAGCCGGCGGCCGACCCGGTGGGCGAGTGCTACCAGGTGCGGCCGGGCGACTTCGGCATCCATCTGATGGTGGCCCCGCCGGACGGCGGCGTCGAGCCGGGCTTCACCGGCGCGGTGCTGGGCGCGTTCCTGGACTTCGTCCTGGCCGACCCGGCCCACCGGCGGATCGTGGCCGAGCCGGACGCCCGCAACGACCGGGCCATCGCCCGGTTGGTGCGCGCGGGTTTCGTTCCCGGCCCTCAGATCGACCTGCCCCACAAACGCGCCCAGCTCCTTTTCCTCGACGTGTGA
- a CDS encoding penicillin acylase family protein, whose product MEHQVFRDQWGVPHLRAADPLSLAYAQGRVTAVDRAWQIEVERHRAQGTSASFLGADAVGWDRFARQTRLADTAARCHANLDRETADWVGAYVDGVNAGLAVGARRAPQFAATGLRPGRWQPWTPLAVWLCHHILFAGFPAKLWRTEVARLLGDDAVDCFAADRPDTVGSNGWLLTGARTASGSPVVAGDPHRFIEDPGIYQQIRLACPAYDVVGLAVPGVPGIAHFGHGGPVAWAITNASADYQDLYAERLRRRADGTVEALGPDGWRPAVSHVETIEVAGGDPVDVEVIETERGPVIVGGPAPDETTGPETAAPETATAPETVAGSGVAPEAEAGAAISLRYPPRVRGELGFAALPALLAATSVADVDAAFDRWVEPVNVVLAADTSGGLLHRVAGAVPLRDGANGRRVVPAWTAGHGWRGWHPMPRVDVADLAVMANERGVSAPLGVDFAPPYRADRIRELLTGRTDWTAADSTRVHTDVRAASAEPLLARLADLDGLGPAAAALRDRLSRWDREMRADSVDAAAFAAVRAAVARRLAAHPALAPLAGVPERYPALFHPWLGLVSRVGFALPTLLRTELLPAADVTDAVRAAVEETAAAGSTATWGELHRLAPWQALPEPSAQWPGLAGDNDCVFATSSVPGVTHHCFRASAARYAWDLADREHSRWVVPFGASGVPGDPHQRDQLPYWLRGDLVPVVTDWRRLREEPGDDQDQ is encoded by the coding sequence GTGGAACATCAGGTCTTCCGGGATCAGTGGGGGGTTCCGCACCTGCGGGCCGCGGATCCCCTGTCGCTCGCGTACGCGCAGGGACGGGTCACCGCCGTCGACCGGGCCTGGCAGATCGAGGTGGAACGGCACCGCGCCCAAGGGACCAGCGCCTCCTTCCTCGGCGCGGACGCGGTCGGCTGGGACCGGTTCGCCCGGCAGACCCGGCTCGCCGACACCGCCGCGCGCTGTCACGCCAACCTCGACCGGGAGACCGCCGACTGGGTCGGCGCGTACGTCGACGGGGTGAACGCCGGTCTCGCCGTCGGGGCCCGTCGCGCCCCGCAGTTCGCCGCCACCGGCCTGCGTCCCGGCCGCTGGCAGCCGTGGACGCCACTGGCCGTCTGGCTCTGCCACCACATCTTGTTCGCCGGGTTCCCGGCGAAGCTCTGGCGTACCGAGGTGGCCCGGCTCCTCGGCGACGACGCGGTCGACTGCTTCGCCGCCGACCGCCCGGACACCGTCGGCAGCAACGGCTGGCTGCTCACCGGCGCGCGGACCGCCAGCGGCAGCCCCGTCGTCGCCGGTGACCCGCACCGCTTCATCGAGGACCCGGGCATCTACCAGCAGATCCGGTTGGCCTGCCCGGCGTACGACGTGGTCGGTCTGGCCGTGCCGGGCGTACCCGGCATCGCCCACTTCGGACACGGTGGGCCGGTCGCCTGGGCGATCACCAACGCGTCGGCCGACTACCAGGATCTCTACGCCGAGCGGCTGCGCCGCCGCGCCGACGGGACGGTCGAGGCGCTCGGTCCGGACGGCTGGCGACCTGCCGTCAGTCACGTCGAGACGATCGAGGTGGCCGGGGGCGACCCGGTCGACGTCGAGGTGATCGAGACCGAGCGCGGCCCCGTGATCGTCGGCGGACCCGCCCCGGACGAGACCACGGGGCCGGAGACCGCCGCCCCGGAGACCGCCACCGCCCCGGAGACCGTCGCCGGGTCGGGCGTCGCCCCCGAGGCGGAGGCCGGAGCGGCGATCAGCCTCCGCTACCCGCCCCGGGTCCGGGGTGAGCTCGGCTTCGCCGCCCTGCCCGCCCTGCTCGCCGCCACCTCGGTCGCCGACGTCGACGCCGCCTTCGACAGGTGGGTGGAGCCGGTGAACGTGGTGCTGGCCGCCGACACCTCCGGTGGGCTGCTGCACCGGGTCGCCGGGGCGGTGCCGCTGCGGGACGGGGCCAACGGGCGTCGGGTCGTGCCGGCCTGGACGGCCGGTCACGGGTGGCGCGGCTGGCATCCGATGCCCCGGGTCGACGTGGCCGATCTCGCGGTGATGGCCAACGAGCGGGGCGTCTCCGCGCCGCTCGGCGTCGACTTCGCCCCGCCGTACCGGGCCGACCGGATCCGGGAGCTGCTGACCGGGCGGACCGACTGGACCGCCGCGGACTCCACCCGGGTGCACACCGACGTCCGGGCGGCGTCCGCCGAGCCGTTGCTGGCCCGCCTCGCCGACCTCGACGGGCTCGGCCCGGCCGCCGCCGCGCTGCGCGACCGGCTGTCGCGCTGGGACCGCGAGATGCGCGCCGACAGCGTCGACGCCGCGGCCTTCGCCGCCGTACGCGCGGCAGTGGCCCGCCGGCTGGCCGCCCACCCGGCGCTGGCCCCGCTGGCCGGCGTGCCGGAGCGCTACCCAGCGCTGTTCCACCCGTGGCTGGGCCTGGTGTCCAGAGTGGGTTTCGCGCTGCCGACCCTGCTGCGTACGGAACTCCTGCCCGCCGCCGACGTGACCGACGCGGTACGGGCCGCCGTCGAGGAGACCGCCGCCGCCGGGAGCACCGCCACCTGGGGTGAGCTGCACCGGCTCGCGCCCTGGCAGGCGCTGCCCGAGCCCTCGGCGCAGTGGCCGGGGCTGGCGGGCGACAACGACTGCGTGTTCGCCACCTCCAGCGTTCCCGGGGTCACCCACCACTGTTTCCGGGCCTCCGCCGCCCGCTACGCCTGGGACCTGGCCGACCGCGAGCACAGCCGGTGGGTCGTCCCGTTCGGCGCGTCCGGCGTGCCCGGCGACCCGCACCAACGCGACCAGTTGCCGTACTGGCTGCGGGGTGACCTGGTGCCGGTGGTCACCGACTGGCGACGACTCCGGGAGGAGCCCGGTGACGACCAGGATCAGTGA
- a CDS encoding STAS domain-containing protein → MTTARATYNVFSTAGLSLVPLRTTDDHVRLAVAGEVDMATASQLDDVLTGLLLERPTLIDIDLEGLRFLDSAGILVLLRNHAAAEEQGCRLMISNPPSSVRRVLHITGVLSLLAAED, encoded by the coding sequence ATGACGACCGCCCGAGCAACGTACAACGTCTTCTCCACAGCCGGCCTGTCGCTCGTTCCGCTCAGGACGACCGACGACCACGTCCGGCTCGCGGTGGCGGGCGAGGTCGACATGGCCACCGCCAGCCAGCTCGACGACGTGCTCACCGGGCTGCTGCTGGAACGGCCGACCCTGATCGACATCGACCTCGAAGGGCTGCGCTTCCTGGACTCGGCCGGCATCCTGGTCCTGCTCCGCAACCATGCCGCGGCCGAGGAGCAGGGCTGCCGACTGATGATCAGCAACCCGCCCTCCTCGGTGCGCCGGGTGCTGCACATCACCGGTGTGCTGTCGCTGCTGGCCGCCGAGGATTGA
- a CDS encoding heavy metal translocating P-type ATPase translates to MSTARPLPVAARQIELAIGGMTCASCAARIEKKLNRLDGVTATVNYATEKATVRYAGDVTPEKLIATVEQTGYTAALPPPPGGSGPAGATEPVDELRVARTRLWVATALTVPVIVLAMVPAWQFTYWQWLSLTLAAPVVVWGGLPFHRAALVNLRHGAATMDTLVSLGTLAAFGWSLWALFLGDAGTPGMTHPFTLDIGRTDGAGNIYLEAAAGVTVFILAGRYFEARAKRTAGSALRALLELGAKDVAVLRDGAEVRIPVDRLAVGDRFVVRPGEKVATDGMVAEGTSAVDASMLTGESVPVEVAPGDAVVGATVNAGGRLVVTATRVGADTQLAQMAKLVEQAQTGKAAVQRLADRISGVFVPIVIALAVGTLGFWIGNGAGPTAAFTAAVAVLIIACPCALGLATPTALLVGTGRGAQLGILIKGPEALESTRRIDTVVLDKTGTVTTGRMTLVDVLPAAGQDADELLRLAGALEAASEHPIARAVTAGAGQRAGAGGDGAGQRAGALPAVTGFTNVAGLGVTGSVDGHADLVVGRLRLLRERGLAVPEEVERAVTAAQAKGRTAVLAGWSGRARGVLVVADVVKPTSRAAIDRFRALGLTPVLLTGDNTAAARAVADEVGVAEVVAEVLPAEKVAVVTRLQAEGRVVAMVGDGVNDAAALAQADLGLAMGTGTDVAIEASDLTLVRGDLMAAVDAVRLSRRTLRTIRSNLFWAFAYNVAALPLAAAGLLNPMIAGAAMAFSSVFVVANSLRLRGFRPVS, encoded by the coding sequence ATGTCCACCGCCCGGCCCCTGCCGGTCGCAGCGCGCCAGATCGAGCTGGCGATCGGCGGCATGACCTGCGCCTCCTGCGCCGCCCGGATCGAGAAGAAACTCAACCGCCTCGACGGGGTGACCGCCACCGTCAACTACGCCACCGAGAAGGCCACCGTCCGGTACGCCGGAGACGTCACCCCGGAAAAGCTGATCGCCACCGTCGAGCAGACCGGCTACACCGCCGCCCTGCCGCCCCCGCCCGGCGGATCGGGGCCGGCCGGGGCGACGGAGCCGGTAGACGAGCTGCGGGTCGCGCGTACCCGGCTGTGGGTGGCGACGGCGCTGACCGTACCGGTGATCGTGCTGGCCATGGTCCCGGCCTGGCAGTTCACCTACTGGCAGTGGCTGTCGCTGACGCTGGCCGCGCCGGTGGTGGTCTGGGGCGGGCTGCCCTTCCACCGGGCCGCCCTGGTCAACCTGCGGCACGGCGCGGCCACCATGGACACGCTCGTCTCGCTCGGCACGCTCGCCGCGTTCGGCTGGTCGCTGTGGGCGCTCTTCCTCGGCGACGCCGGCACGCCCGGCATGACGCATCCGTTCACGTTGGACATCGGTCGCACCGACGGGGCCGGCAACATCTACCTGGAGGCGGCGGCCGGGGTGACCGTCTTCATCCTCGCCGGCCGCTACTTCGAGGCCCGCGCCAAGCGGACCGCCGGGTCGGCGCTGCGTGCCCTGCTGGAGTTGGGCGCGAAGGACGTCGCCGTGCTCCGCGACGGGGCGGAGGTGCGGATCCCCGTCGACCGGCTCGCGGTGGGGGACCGGTTCGTGGTCCGGCCGGGCGAGAAGGTCGCCACCGACGGGATGGTGGCCGAAGGCACCTCGGCGGTCGACGCCAGCATGCTCACCGGCGAGTCCGTGCCGGTCGAGGTGGCTCCGGGGGACGCCGTGGTGGGAGCCACCGTGAACGCGGGCGGCCGGCTTGTCGTCACCGCCACCCGGGTCGGCGCGGACACCCAGCTCGCCCAGATGGCGAAGCTGGTCGAGCAGGCGCAGACCGGTAAGGCCGCCGTGCAGCGGCTGGCCGACCGGATCTCCGGGGTGTTCGTGCCGATCGTGATCGCGCTCGCGGTCGGCACGCTCGGCTTCTGGATCGGCAACGGCGCCGGCCCGACCGCCGCGTTCACCGCCGCCGTCGCGGTGCTGATCATCGCCTGCCCGTGCGCGCTCGGCCTGGCCACGCCGACCGCGCTGCTGGTCGGCACCGGTCGGGGCGCGCAGCTCGGCATCCTCATCAAGGGTCCGGAGGCGCTGGAGTCCACCCGACGGATCGACACCGTCGTGCTGGACAAGACCGGTACCGTCACCACCGGCCGGATGACCCTGGTCGACGTGCTCCCCGCCGCCGGGCAGGACGCCGACGAGCTGCTGCGGCTGGCCGGCGCGCTGGAGGCCGCCAGCGAGCATCCGATCGCCCGTGCCGTCACCGCCGGCGCCGGGCAGCGTGCCGGCGCTGGCGGTGATGGCGCCGGGCAGCGTGCCGGCGCGCTGCCCGCCGTGACCGGGTTCACCAACGTCGCGGGGCTGGGCGTCACCGGCAGTGTGGACGGTCACGCCGACCTGGTGGTCGGGCGGCTCCGCCTGCTGCGGGAGCGTGGTCTCGCCGTACCGGAGGAGGTCGAGCGGGCGGTGACCGCCGCGCAGGCCAAGGGACGGACGGCGGTGCTGGCCGGCTGGTCCGGGCGGGCGCGCGGCGTCCTGGTGGTCGCCGACGTGGTGAAACCGACAAGCCGGGCCGCGATCGACCGGTTCCGGGCGCTCGGGCTGACCCCGGTGCTGCTCACCGGCGACAACACCGCCGCCGCCCGCGCCGTCGCCGACGAGGTGGGCGTGGCCGAGGTGGTCGCCGAGGTGCTGCCGGCGGAGAAGGTGGCCGTCGTCACCCGGTTGCAGGCCGAAGGGCGGGTGGTGGCGATGGTCGGGGACGGGGTCAACGACGCCGCCGCGCTGGCCCAGGCCGATCTGGGGCTGGCCATGGGCACCGGTACGGACGTCGCGATCGAGGCGTCCGACCTGACCCTCGTCCGGGGCGACCTGATGGCGGCGGTGGACGCGGTCCGGCTTTCCCGGCGGACCCTGCGGACCATCAGGAGCAACCTGTTCTGGGCGTTCGCCTACAACGTGGCCGCCCTGCCGCTGGCCGCCGCCGGACTGCTCAACCCCATGATCGCCGGAGCGGCCATGGCGTTCTCGTCGGTTTTCGTGGTGGCCAACAGTCTGCGCCTACGCGGTTTCCGACCGGTGAGCTGA
- a CDS encoding copper ion binding protein: MVTSTYQVRGMTCGHCVSSITKEVGALDGVSDVRVDLPAGQVTVTSETPLATDVVRAAVDEAGYHLVAS, encoded by the coding sequence ATGGTCACCAGCACGTACCAGGTCCGGGGCATGACCTGCGGACACTGCGTCAGCAGCATCACCAAGGAGGTCGGCGCGCTCGACGGGGTCAGCGACGTCCGGGTCGACCTGCCCGCCGGGCAGGTCACCGTCACCAGCGAGACGCCGCTGGCGACCGACGTCGTCCGGGCCGCCGTCGACGAGGCCGGTTACCACCTCGTGGCGTCCTGA
- a CDS encoding metal-sensitive transcriptional regulator: MTSATPIRGYTASKDQLLARLRRVEGQVRGIEKMVDEDRYCIDVLTQISAIQAALDKVALGLLDGHARHCLHEGAAEGRADEMASEMMAAVGRLMKRG, encoded by the coding sequence ATGACCTCAGCCACGCCGATCCGGGGCTATACCGCCAGCAAGGACCAGCTACTCGCGCGCCTGCGCCGGGTGGAGGGGCAGGTCCGGGGCATCGAGAAGATGGTCGACGAGGACCGGTACTGCATCGACGTGCTCACCCAGATCTCCGCCATCCAGGCGGCCCTCGACAAGGTCGCCCTCGGCCTGCTCGACGGCCACGCCCGGCACTGCCTGCACGAGGGGGCCGCCGAGGGTCGCGCCGACGAGATGGCCAGCGAGATGATGGCCGCCGTGGGTCGCCTCATGAAGCGCGGCTGA